In the genome of Persephonella sp. KM09-Lau-8, one region contains:
- a CDS encoding UvrD-helicase domain-containing protein: protein MDILEDLNPQQKEAVEYFSSPLLVLAGAGSGKTRVITHKIMYLVEKFGIPVNRILAITFTNKAANEMKERVVKALDLQNEPEWITTFHSLSAKILRIEAEHIGYKNDFVIYDEEDSKKVLKDVIKELDLDGEVYKPERLKNIISQIKQNLDESILDFYAFTMPHLPKIYQKYQEHLAFSNAMDFDDLLLNVVKLFKENPEILKKWQEKFDYILVDEYQDTNLVQHEILKLIVGNRDCITVVGDPQQCIYTWRGANPENILDFENDFPNTKIIKLERNYRSTEKILSVANKVISDIRGRWKEKVLNLWTDKKGGEDIYLIILETDKKESDFIARKIKSITKEEGYFYSDFAVLVRMSYLSRNIEEAFIKHNIPYQVIGGVKFYERAEIKDILAYLRFALIPTDTQAFKRIINLPSRGIGEKTIQKIKQFYETDWLRALHDAYPSLSKKIQLRLQEFLELIEYVRNHANTSPANTAKYVVDVIKYEDYLMDKYKDWEDRVANIHELFNALKEIEKSGKTFMEFLEESSLSQAQDNLENSNTVKIMTVHAAKGLEFPVVFIAGLEDGIFPSGRSFEDIEQMEEEKRLFYVAITRAKEKLFMTYAKQRASFSGYLNETKPSRFLKSIKDSVKILADRSLVKKSQKSPKPAASYGNKAFSSSSDIRIGQLVKHDIFGKGVVKSISGNKATVIFENVGEKQIIKDFLKPV from the coding sequence ATGGATATATTAGAAGATTTAAATCCTCAGCAAAAAGAGGCTGTAGAATACTTTAGCTCACCGCTTCTTGTTCTTGCAGGGGCAGGTTCAGGGAAAACAAGGGTTATAACACACAAAATAATGTATCTTGTGGAAAAATTTGGTATTCCTGTTAATAGAATACTTGCTATAACATTTACAAACAAAGCTGCCAATGAAATGAAAGAAAGGGTGGTCAAAGCCCTTGATTTACAAAATGAACCTGAATGGATAACAACATTCCACAGCCTTTCTGCAAAAATCCTCAGAATAGAGGCAGAGCATATCGGATATAAAAATGACTTCGTTATATACGATGAAGAAGACAGCAAAAAAGTTTTAAAAGATGTGATAAAAGAGTTAGACCTTGATGGAGAGGTTTATAAACCTGAAAGACTCAAAAATATAATAAGCCAGATTAAACAAAATCTGGATGAATCTATACTGGACTTTTATGCCTTTACAATGCCCCATCTTCCAAAAATCTATCAAAAATATCAAGAACATCTGGCATTTAGTAATGCAATGGATTTTGATGACCTGCTGCTTAATGTTGTCAAGCTATTTAAAGAAAATCCAGAAATCCTGAAAAAATGGCAGGAAAAGTTTGATTATATTCTGGTAGATGAGTATCAGGATACCAACCTTGTTCAGCATGAGATTTTAAAATTGATTGTTGGAAACAGAGATTGTATTACCGTTGTGGGAGACCCTCAGCAATGTATATACACATGGAGAGGTGCAAATCCTGAGAATATACTGGATTTTGAAAATGATTTTCCCAACACCAAAATAATAAAACTCGAAAGAAACTACCGTTCCACAGAAAAGATACTATCAGTGGCAAACAAAGTAATATCAGATATAAGAGGTCGCTGGAAAGAAAAGGTTTTAAACTTATGGACGGATAAAAAAGGCGGAGAGGATATATATCTAATAATTCTGGAAACAGATAAAAAAGAAAGTGATTTTATAGCCAGAAAAATCAAATCCATAACAAAGGAAGAAGGATATTTTTACTCAGATTTTGCTGTGCTTGTAAGAATGTCTTATCTATCCCGTAATATTGAAGAAGCTTTTATAAAGCATAACATTCCATATCAGGTTATAGGCGGAGTTAAGTTTTATGAAAGGGCTGAGATAAAGGATATTCTTGCATATCTTAGATTTGCTTTAATACCAACTGATACACAGGCATTTAAAAGGATTATTAATCTGCCTTCAAGGGGAATAGGAGAAAAAACAATTCAAAAAATAAAGCAGTTTTATGAAACAGATTGGCTTCGGGCTTTACATGATGCTTATCCATCTTTATCAAAAAAAATCCAGCTCAGACTTCAGGAATTTCTTGAACTGATTGAATACGTGAGAAACCACGCAAATACCTCTCCTGCAAATACGGCAAAATATGTTGTGGATGTTATCAAATATGAAGATTATTTGATGGATAAATACAAAGACTGGGAAGACAGAGTTGCCAATATTCATGAGCTTTTCAATGCTCTGAAAGAAATAGAAAAAAGCGGAAAAACATTTATGGAATTTTTAGAAGAAAGTTCTCTTTCACAGGCTCAGGATAATCTGGAAAACTCAAATACTGTAAAAATAATGACTGTCCATGCTGCCAAAGGGTTGGAATTTCCTGTGGTGTTTATCGCAGGATTGGAAGATGGGATATTCCCAAGTGGAAGGTCTTTTGAGGATATTGAGCAGATGGAAGAGGAAAAAAGATTATTCTATGTGGCAATTACAAGAGCAAAAGAGAAATTATTTATGACTTATGCAAAACAGAGGGCATCTTTTAGTGGTTATCTTAATGAAACCAAGCCGTCCAGATTTTTGAAAAGTATAAAAGACAGTGTAAAAATACTGGCAGATAGGAGTCTGGTAAAAAAATCCCAGAAATCCCCAAAACCTGCAGCAAGCTATGGAAATAAGGCATTTTCTTCATCTTCAGATATAAGAATAGGACAGCTTGTTAAACATGATATCTTTGGAAAAGGTGTTGTGAAATCCATTTCAGGAAATAAAGCAACAGTTATTTTTGAAAATGTAGGAGAAAAACAAATTATAAAAGACTTTCTAAAACCAGTTTAA
- the murI gene encoding glutamate racemase: MSIGIFDSGIGGLTVFKEIAKEFPLADIYYLGDTARVPYGNKSPETVIRYSLEAAGYLAGFGIEALIVACNTASSYAIDRLRDNFDFPVIGVVEPGVEMALRHTKNGKVGVIGTQATIRSNSYKNLLEKKDIQVFQKPCPLFVPLVEEGITEGEIARLIVKEYLDELIEKGIDTLILGCTHYPLLKNTIQQLYPHISIVDSSQAIVEFLHKHNIIFKGIGKRKIYITDEAESFKKFKEMLVGDIPVERIDLSQICSL, from the coding sequence ATGAGTATAGGAATATTTGATTCAGGTATTGGCGGGCTTACGGTTTTCAAAGAAATAGCAAAAGAATTCCCCCTTGCTGATATTTATTATCTTGGAGATACTGCCCGTGTTCCTTATGGGAATAAATCTCCTGAAACAGTAATCAGATACTCACTTGAAGCGGCAGGTTATCTGGCAGGATTTGGAATAGAAGCCCTTATAGTTGCCTGTAATACAGCATCTTCCTATGCTATAGACAGACTCAGGGATAATTTTGATTTTCCTGTGATTGGTGTTGTTGAACCAGGAGTTGAGATGGCTTTGAGACATACAAAAAATGGAAAAGTTGGGGTTATCGGAACACAGGCGACAATAAGAAGTAATTCTTATAAAAATCTATTAGAAAAAAAAGATATACAGGTATTCCAGAAACCATGTCCATTATTTGTTCCCCTTGTAGAAGAAGGAATAACAGAAGGAGAAATAGCAAGACTTATTGTAAAGGAATATCTTGATGAGCTCATAGAAAAAGGAATTGATACCCTTATTTTAGGCTGCACCCATTATCCATTGCTTAAAAACACAATCCAGCAGCTCTATCCACATATCTCAATTGTGGACTCCTCACAGGCAATAGTGGAGTTTCTTCATAAACACAACATTATTTTCAAAGGCATAGGAAAAAGGAAAATATACATAACAGATGAGGCCGAAAGTTTCAAAAAATTCAAAGAAATGCTGGTTGGAGATATTCCTGTTGAAAGAATAGACCTTTCTCAGATTTGCAGTCTGTAA
- the rsfS gene encoding ribosome silencing factor: MDTKEILNEIIKAAEEKKGKDIVALEIGKVSPIADYMVIISGDVPVHTKAICDEITHRLKEKGVIPSHIEGYTEGRWIAIDYGDIMVNIFIPELREYYNLEWLWSDAPVVYSNKEEEK; this comes from the coding sequence ATAGATACAAAAGAAATTTTAAATGAAATCATAAAGGCAGCCGAAGAGAAAAAAGGAAAAGATATTGTAGCCCTTGAGATAGGAAAAGTATCTCCAATAGCAGATTATATGGTAATAATATCAGGTGATGTGCCTGTTCACACAAAAGCAATATGTGATGAGATTACACACAGACTAAAAGAAAAAGGAGTAATTCCTTCTCATATTGAGGGATATACTGAAGGCAGATGGATAGCCATAGATTACGGGGATATTATGGTAAATATCTTTATCCCTGAGCTTAGGGAATATTACAACCTTGAGTGGCTATGGTCTGATGCACCTGTGGTTTATTCAAACAAGGAAGAAGAAAAATGA
- the bamD gene encoding outer membrane protein assembly factor BamD → MKKILIAGLVAGLMFSCAEKKITKEQVLPRGIELYKKGEYDDAKDYLREAIYKAEDMTTADIMQARYMLANIYYMEKNYIDAIVEFEEFLALFPTAPQVPEVLYKLAVSYLKISPSPDRDLTYVRKALDKAEELKDEYPDSPYAKKADEIISKVKKIEATHLIDIADLYEHLGKHYSAAVYYNMAYDEYTDFIDKEYVIYKIGYNLLNAGKQYEDEIQEYKQKIKELEEKIQQEKNLEKKNVLINRKELLQKHVDKLEERIQQSKKRGIAVLKHMLKEFPDTKYKDDIKDLLKNAKEG, encoded by the coding sequence ATGAAAAAAATTCTTATTGCAGGACTTGTTGCAGGTTTAATGTTTTCCTGTGCAGAGAAAAAAATCACAAAAGAGCAGGTTTTACCACGGGGAATAGAGCTCTATAAAAAAGGCGAATATGATGATGCCAAGGACTACTTAAGAGAGGCTATCTACAAAGCAGAAGATATGACAACAGCAGACATAATGCAGGCAAGATATATGCTTGCCAATATATACTATATGGAAAAAAACTATATAGATGCTATAGTTGAATTTGAGGAGTTCCTTGCTCTGTTTCCTACTGCTCCTCAGGTTCCAGAAGTTCTTTATAAACTGGCTGTTTCCTATTTGAAAATATCTCCTTCACCTGATAGAGATTTGACTTATGTAAGAAAAGCTCTTGATAAAGCTGAGGAATTAAAAGATGAGTATCCAGACAGCCCTTATGCAAAAAAAGCAGATGAGATAATCAGTAAAGTTAAAAAAATAGAAGCTACACATCTGATAGATATAGCTGATTTATATGAACATCTTGGGAAACATTACTCGGCTGCAGTATATTACAACATGGCCTATGATGAATATACAGATTTTATAGATAAAGAATATGTTATTTATAAGATTGGGTATAATCTCCTGAATGCTGGTAAACAATACGAAGATGAAATTCAGGAATATAAGCAAAAAATAAAAGAGCTTGAAGAAAAGATACAGCAAGAAAAAAATCTGGAAAAAAAGAACGTTCTGATTAATCGAAAAGAGCTTCTGCAAAAACATGTAGATAAACTGGAAGAGCGAATTCAACAAAGCAAGAAAAGAGGCATAGCTGTTCTAAAACATATGCTAAAAGAATTTCCTGATACAAAATATAAAGATGATATAAAAGATTTATTAAAAAACGCAAAGGAGGGATAA
- a CDS encoding Rne/Rng family ribonuclease, whose product MDRELIIISSRNLYLYVIFEEKEPVEVRVEYKDLVRQSGNIYKGKIKRIVPAMNAAFVDIGEEREAFLPLKDINNCSKELKVNENIIVQVKRSAVGTKGAKLSCKIAIPGKYLVLIPDNPYISISTKIENPEEKNRLKEHIKWLLEPFNEENHGFIIRTSAVDATDEAIIEDFLSLKQLWNNISKSAKNKKTPSLLYEETSKIYGILRDYAGNFSKIISDDIKKLKEIKEYLKKNFPNQNIKLEPYRKRKVSLYSYYQIDKLIHKILNPYVWLPNGGYIVIEETEALVSIDVNSGSHCKHKSLEETAYHTNLEAVKEIAKHLRLRDLGGIIIIDFIDMKDTERKKSLIERFKEEVKKDKRPVKIKNFTSLGLLELTRKKLEESLIKQLTEICFTCGGQGFIRSKHLILFEIEKKISEMKPFVKLRVRVNPAIYRAVNNLIKDLKLADRIDILSDSNINVNKFSIERVE is encoded by the coding sequence GTGGACAGAGAACTTATTATTATTTCTTCAAGAAATCTTTATTTATATGTTATTTTTGAAGAAAAAGAACCTGTGGAAGTCCGTGTAGAATACAAAGACCTTGTCAGACAATCTGGAAATATATACAAAGGCAAAATAAAAAGAATAGTGCCTGCTATGAATGCTGCTTTCGTTGATATTGGAGAAGAAAGGGAAGCATTTCTTCCTTTAAAGGATATAAACAACTGTTCAAAAGAACTAAAAGTAAATGAAAATATTATTGTTCAGGTTAAAAGGTCTGCTGTTGGCACAAAAGGAGCAAAGTTATCCTGTAAAATTGCCATACCAGGTAAGTATCTTGTTTTGATTCCAGATAATCCTTATATATCAATATCCACAAAGATAGAAAATCCAGAAGAAAAAAACAGACTAAAGGAACATATAAAATGGCTTCTTGAGCCATTTAACGAGGAGAATCATGGATTTATTATAAGAACATCTGCAGTAGATGCTACAGATGAAGCCATAATTGAAGATTTTCTTTCACTTAAACAGCTATGGAATAATATCTCTAAATCTGCAAAAAATAAAAAGACTCCTTCTTTACTTTACGAGGAAACCAGTAAGATTTATGGAATTTTAAGGGATTATGCAGGTAATTTTTCCAAAATAATATCCGATGACATTAAAAAACTAAAAGAAATCAAAGAATATCTTAAAAAGAATTTTCCAAATCAAAATATTAAGTTGGAACCTTACAGAAAGAGGAAGGTTTCCTTATATTCTTACTATCAGATAGACAAACTAATCCATAAAATACTAAATCCTTATGTCTGGCTTCCAAATGGTGGGTATATAGTTATTGAAGAAACAGAAGCCCTTGTGTCTATAGATGTAAATAGTGGTAGCCACTGTAAACATAAATCCCTTGAAGAAACCGCATACCATACAAATTTAGAAGCAGTTAAGGAGATTGCAAAACATTTAAGATTAAGAGATTTAGGAGGCATTATTATCATAGATTTTATAGATATGAAAGATACAGAAAGAAAGAAATCCCTAATAGAACGCTTCAAAGAAGAGGTTAAAAAGGACAAAAGACCTGTAAAGATAAAGAATTTTACATCTTTAGGATTACTGGAGCTAACCCGTAAAAAACTGGAGGAAAGTCTTATAAAGCAACTCACAGAAATATGCTTTACCTGTGGGGGACAGGGATTTATCCGAAGTAAACATCTAATTCTTTTTGAAATAGAGAAAAAAATATCTGAAATGAAGCCTTTTGTAAAACTACGGGTAAGAGTAAATCCGGCTATTTATCGTGCTGTGAATAACCTGATAAAAGACCTGAAATTAGCAGACAGAATTGATATACTTTCTGATAGTAATATTAATGTAAATAAATTCAGTATAGAGAGAGTAGAATGA